One segment of Streptomyces sp. NBC_01463 DNA contains the following:
- a CDS encoding PQQ-binding-like beta-propeller repeat protein — translation MTLAAVTLLTFTGSPRAASAPVPGRTATTAELTDATLGYRANGRADGLVAGATAAPPYTKLWSRDFGTVVSAPVAVGDKVYAVVNADDGTEGGPRMMLVGVDAATGKDLWPAVSLEQNEPQAGVAYGGGLLYTQTSRGTIAAWDPATGKPKWSVTIGSASMQYPPVWYDGLLYLQDGRGTALALRADTGAQAWTATLSEWSWAPTVVDASGVWIGFDSIAWHHLDLKTGAELHRFHVPDVWGAYGNPVVLGAGAAWVRSNDSDDQTVTAYDEKTGAEVRKLPADATPVFGPGRVYTAHLGKVSARSTTTYKAAWTYTSSVAAATVRLVANGYVYVDDADGRLVVLDQKTGKVAWSYRRYPAPAPTSNIIAEDDGRGFVVPGISTAKGRLFVPGADGTLIAFRKK, via the coding sequence ATGACTCTCGCCGCCGTCACACTGCTCACCTTCACGGGTTCTCCACGGGCGGCGTCGGCCCCGGTGCCGGGCAGGACCGCCACCACGGCCGAGCTGACGGATGCGACGCTCGGCTACCGCGCGAACGGCCGGGCCGACGGCCTTGTCGCGGGAGCCACAGCGGCCCCTCCGTACACCAAGCTGTGGTCACGGGACTTCGGGACCGTCGTCTCCGCGCCCGTCGCCGTTGGCGACAAGGTGTACGCGGTCGTCAACGCCGACGACGGCACCGAGGGCGGCCCGCGCATGATGCTCGTCGGAGTCGACGCCGCCACCGGCAAGGACCTGTGGCCCGCCGTCTCACTGGAACAGAACGAGCCCCAGGCGGGGGTGGCGTACGGGGGAGGTCTGCTGTACACGCAGACGTCCCGCGGCACGATCGCCGCGTGGGACCCGGCCACCGGGAAGCCGAAGTGGTCGGTGACCATCGGCTCGGCGTCCATGCAGTACCCGCCCGTCTGGTACGACGGACTGCTCTACCTCCAGGACGGCCGCGGCACGGCCCTGGCGCTCCGCGCCGACACCGGAGCCCAGGCGTGGACGGCGACCCTTTCGGAGTGGTCCTGGGCCCCGACCGTGGTCGACGCCTCCGGGGTCTGGATCGGGTTCGACAGCATCGCGTGGCACCACCTCGACCTCAAGACCGGTGCTGAGCTGCACCGCTTCCACGTGCCGGACGTCTGGGGCGCGTACGGCAACCCGGTCGTTCTGGGCGCCGGTGCGGCATGGGTGCGCAGCAATGACAGTGACGACCAGACGGTCACCGCCTACGACGAGAAGACCGGCGCCGAAGTGCGGAAGCTGCCCGCGGACGCGACTCCCGTCTTCGGCCCGGGCCGCGTGTACACCGCGCATCTGGGCAAGGTCAGTGCGCGCAGCACCACTACGTACAAGGCCGCCTGGACCTATACGAGTTCGGTGGCAGCGGCCACGGTGCGCCTCGTGGCCAACGGATACGTGTACGTGGACGACGCCGACGGCCGCCTCGTCGTGCTCGACCAGAAGACCGGCAAGGTCGCGTGGTCGTACCGGCGCTACCCCGCGCCCGCGCCCACGTCCAACATCATCGCCGAGGACGACGGGCGCGGCTTCGTCGTTCCCGGCATCTCCACGGCCAAGGGCCGGCTCTTCGTACCCGGAGCCGATGGCACGCTGATCGCGTTCCGCAAGAAGTAG
- a CDS encoding ArsR family transcriptional regulator, with amino-acid sequence MPPKASTSPVTHQAFPEPPGLPGPLPEPAIEELRLETVLGALSEPLRLTIVRKLLLESEQFDHSCGWFGLDRPKSSLTHHFKALREAGVTRQRQYGLERRSHVRVDDLNARFPGLLDLVAAWTPGA; translated from the coding sequence ATGCCTCCGAAAGCGAGCACCTCGCCCGTGACTCATCAGGCGTTCCCCGAGCCACCCGGTCTGCCCGGACCCCTGCCCGAGCCGGCGATCGAGGAGTTGCGGCTGGAGACGGTCCTGGGCGCGCTCAGCGAGCCGTTGAGACTGACGATCGTGCGCAAACTCCTCCTGGAGTCGGAGCAGTTCGACCATTCCTGCGGCTGGTTCGGGCTGGACCGGCCCAAGTCCTCACTCACGCACCACTTCAAGGCACTGCGGGAAGCGGGGGTCACACGCCAGCGCCAGTACGGACTCGAGCGCCGCAGCCACGTACGCGTCGACGATCTCAACGCCCGCTTCCCCGGCCTCCTCGACCTGGTGGCCGCCTGGACACCCGGGGCGTGA
- a CDS encoding MFS transporter: MSRSPATPVHTLGGRAGGGSGARADRGAAPTWWVWLAAWPVTAVFVLSNAATPLYVLWQHDIGFSKGTLTVVFACYIVGLIGSLLVCGVVSDRVGRKPVLLPALALALVACLLFATAGSVTALIAARLFTGMAVGATVSAGMAAVTDVAGPARARTAALIASCAMVIGAGLGPFLAGVLSETLPAPTVTVFVVECVLLLTAVLTVLRMPLSRHVSPPRGAWVRIPGVPRGSGRQLLMGIAVFAPGITATSFVLSLGPSLLSGLLGTTSRIVAGAMAFAMFLTAAGVQFAVQHLSRRLILAMGAISTAAGMAMLIVAVHTSSAPVLVTSALLAGAGQGLGQLGGLSLLNSAVPSRRLAEANAAFNVGGYLPAGVLPVSVGYLSDAVGLTAGATVFGVVLMGLAVVGGLTLVGRRQADEPS; this comes from the coding sequence ATGTCCAGATCTCCAGCCACACCTGTCCACACTCTCGGGGGCAGGGCCGGGGGCGGCTCCGGGGCCCGGGCCGACCGGGGTGCTGCTCCGACGTGGTGGGTGTGGCTGGCCGCATGGCCGGTGACGGCGGTCTTCGTCCTCTCGAATGCCGCGACACCGCTGTACGTGCTGTGGCAGCACGACATCGGCTTCTCCAAGGGGACCCTCACCGTCGTTTTCGCGTGCTACATCGTCGGCCTCATCGGCTCGCTCCTCGTCTGCGGTGTGGTCTCCGACCGGGTCGGGCGCAAGCCCGTTCTGCTGCCGGCGCTGGCGCTCGCTCTCGTCGCCTGCCTGCTCTTCGCGACCGCCGGAAGTGTGACCGCCCTGATCGCGGCCCGGCTGTTCACGGGCATGGCCGTAGGGGCGACCGTCTCGGCGGGAATGGCCGCGGTGACCGACGTGGCCGGTCCTGCACGCGCGCGGACCGCTGCTCTCATCGCCTCCTGCGCGATGGTCATCGGTGCCGGTCTCGGCCCGTTCCTGGCCGGTGTCCTGTCCGAGACGCTGCCCGCGCCGACCGTCACCGTGTTCGTCGTCGAGTGCGTGCTGCTCCTCACCGCCGTGCTGACCGTGCTGCGCATGCCGCTCAGTCGCCATGTGTCGCCCCCGAGGGGCGCCTGGGTGCGCATACCCGGTGTGCCGCGCGGTAGCGGCCGCCAACTCCTCATGGGAATTGCCGTGTTCGCGCCCGGCATCACCGCCACCTCCTTCGTTCTCTCGCTCGGCCCCTCGCTCCTGTCGGGCCTGCTGGGCACCACCAGCCGGATCGTCGCCGGTGCCATGGCGTTCGCCATGTTCCTCACGGCCGCCGGTGTGCAGTTCGCCGTTCAGCACCTGAGCCGGCGTCTCATCCTGGCCATGGGGGCGATCAGCACTGCGGCCGGCATGGCGATGCTGATCGTCGCCGTGCACACCTCGTCGGCACCGGTCCTCGTCACCTCGGCGCTGCTCGCCGGCGCAGGCCAGGGGCTGGGTCAGCTCGGCGGGCTGTCGCTGCTCAACTCCGCGGTCCCCTCCCGGCGTCTGGCGGAGGCCAACGCCGCTTTCAACGTGGGTGGTTATCTGCCGGCCGGCGTCCTTCCCGTGTCCGTCGGCTATCTCAGCGACGCGGTGGGCCTGACCGCCGGTGCCACGGTGTTCGGCGTGGTCCTCATGGGCCTCGCGGTCGTCGGAGGGCTGACCCTCGTCGGCCGGCGCCAGGCCGACGAGCCGTCCTGA